ATAACTGTTCCCATACTTTCAAGCCCAACACTAATACCAAATCCCTGTATAACACTCAATCCAATTGTTCCGTATCGTGTATATTGGGTTATTTTTTTACGCCCTTGTTCTCCTTCCTTTGAAAGTCTCTCTAACGCGGGAATTACGACAGTTAATAATTGAATAATGATTGATGCGCTAATATAAGGCATTATGCCTAGTGCAAAAACAGATAATCTTTCTAATGCCCCCCCTGAAAACATATTAAAAATTGCCAAAATGCCATGTTTATAAGCCTCAAAAACTTTTTCAAGGGCAACTGCATCAATACCTGGAGTTGGCACATGAACACCAACTCTATAAACGGCCAATAGCAAAAGTGAATAAATAATCCTTCTTTTTAATTCAGGAATCCTAAATATGTTTTGATAACCATTACCTATCATGAAACAATTCCTTCTACTCTACCACCAGCTGCTTCAATCTTTTTTTTCGCACTTTCACTTACTTTATCCAATTTTACTATAATTGGAAAATCGATATTGCCTTGGCCTAATAATTTAATCGAATCATATTTACCTTTTACTATATGGAGGGACCGTAATAACTTTTCATCTAAAATCGAACCTTTTTCTATACTTTTTATGTGAAAAAGATTTATAGCTAAAATTTTCTTACGATTAATATTTTTAAATCCTCTTTTCGGTAATCGTCTATGTATAGGCATTTGTCCACCCTCAAACCCACTTCTTACGCCTCCACCTGATCTACTTTTCTGCCCCTTAGTTCCTCTCCCTGAAGTTTTGCCAAGTCCACATCCGAGACCTCGTCCAACTCTCTTTTTCGATTTATTCGCTCCCTTACTTGGAGCAATTTCATGAAGATTCATTTTCGTTTTCCTCAACCTTAAGCAAAGATGATACTTTATTAACCATGCCTCTAATCGATTGAGTATTAGGCAAAATTTTTGCTTGGCCTATTCTATTTAGGCCTAAACCTCTTAATACTCTACGATGTTTTTCCGGTCTA
This window of the Desulfobacterales bacterium genome carries:
- the rplO gene encoding 50S ribosomal protein L15, with the translated sequence MNLHEIAPSKGANKSKKRVGRGLGCGLGKTSGRGTKGQKSRSGGGVRSGFEGGQMPIHRRLPKRGFKNINRKKILAINLFHIKSIEKGSILDEKLLRSLHIVKGKYDSIKLLGQGNIDFPIIVKLDKVSESAKKKIEAAGGRVEGIVS
- the rpmD gene encoding 50S ribosomal protein L30, which translates into the protein MVETIKVTLVKSMIGRPEKHRRVLRGLGLNRIGQAKILPNTQSIRGMVNKVSSLLKVEENENESS